The following coding sequences lie in one Tichowtungia aerotolerans genomic window:
- a CDS encoding XTP/dITP diphosphatase: MKIALATRNAHKLEEIHAIFDFQDLEICSALDFPDLPDTLEDRDTFEGNAIKKAQELCDATGLMAIADDSGLEVDALDGAPGVYSARYAGEPCDYTANNEKLLRELADKKNRRARFRTVIALCRPGKEPLTVDGKCEGVIIDVPRGTNGFGYDPIFVPDGYDQTFAELPADVKNKISHRANALAEASRHWKEIFQGLDAG; the protein is encoded by the coding sequence ATGAAAATTGCCCTTGCCACCCGAAATGCCCACAAGCTCGAAGAAATTCACGCCATCTTTGACTTCCAGGACCTGGAAATCTGCTCTGCACTCGACTTCCCGGACCTCCCGGACACCCTCGAAGACCGCGATACTTTTGAAGGCAACGCCATCAAAAAAGCCCAGGAACTGTGCGACGCCACCGGCCTCATGGCGATCGCCGACGACTCCGGCCTCGAAGTCGACGCCCTCGACGGAGCCCCCGGTGTCTACTCCGCCCGCTACGCCGGCGAACCGTGCGACTATACCGCCAACAACGAAAAACTCCTGCGCGAACTCGCTGACAAGAAAAACCGACGCGCCCGCTTCCGCACCGTCATTGCCCTCTGCCGCCCCGGCAAAGAACCGCTCACCGTCGACGGGAAATGCGAAGGCGTCATCATCGACGTCCCGCGCGGAACCAACGGCTTCGGCTACGACCCGATCTTCGTCCCCGACGGCTACGACCAGACCTTCGCCGAACTCCCTGCCGACGTAAAAAACAAAATCTCCCACCGCGCCAACGCCCTCGCCGAGGCTTCCAGACATTGGAAAGAAATCTTTCAAGGCTTGGACGCAGGCTGA
- the pgmB gene encoding beta-phosphoglucomutase, translating to MQHQIRAVLFDLDGVVVFTDKYHYLGWKKLADEKGWAFDEEVNHGCRGVPRLASLQVILDHNKVDLPQDEKERLADIKNEYYKELLKQINEDDIYPGVVPFLEKLKEEGVRMAICSSSKNAMPVLDALGLAKYFDAVITGNDIENPKPDPEIFLKGAAAVNMHPFHCLVFEDAESGVDAAHAAHMKCIGVGEPQRLPNAHECVTDYAQIDIQALLDAGRVKTIPKEPWNVTETDLKKNRFHYWETAFALSNGVFGVRGTFEESDPGYDEYPATLVNGICGYEPYQHIWKMPGYPEDRHAILNMADWANVDLSVDGETFSIATAKMSSHRRSLDLKRGILEREFVWETTSGKTVLVKTERLVSMVRRQIGALRYAVTAPDGCEVSLRSRTRLVVPSAVMPGEQVRVTKMDESFALQELTTADDRVAVAQAYSLDGDKSCDGTDWLFVCNASGKITLDKFFAVASTMDGDGFEALAQDELEAAREVGFDKLCAEQSAFWAQYWNDGDIEIDGDLQDQQGVRFSLFHLRQGNPERDNRSISANGLTGDGYSGHVFWDTEMYMLPPYIYTQPETVRPLLEYRYSILDKARERAVQMQGKGALFSWNSVKGEECGHVHEASTAEYHLLSDIAYAIELYDRMTGDDKFTLGKGAEILFEMCRFLEDRGCYVDGKGFCLNVVCGPDEYGCGVNNNAYTNVMARAMFNYSVAVYDRVVAAGVVPIVSAEEVAAWKKAADEMFVPYDEKTGLTPQDDSFLDMDPVDMDLIPKNTDIRPMVHPLNLWRMQVVKQADVVLLMYVHGELFTKEQKEKNYLYYEPKTNHGSSLSPCMHSILASELGYKEDAYRFFRQTALMDINDFKNNTGGGVHSACLGGCWMTVVNGFAGMRDYPDGLQFNPVLPEAWTRYSFPIVYKGSRFRVTVTADGADFKLESGEPLQIKVNGEDVRVS from the coding sequence ATGCAGCATCAGATTCGTGCAGTTTTATTTGATTTGGATGGAGTGGTTGTCTTTACGGACAAATATCACTATCTCGGCTGGAAAAAGCTGGCCGACGAAAAGGGGTGGGCTTTTGATGAAGAGGTCAATCATGGGTGTCGCGGAGTTCCGCGGCTGGCATCGCTTCAGGTGATTCTGGATCACAACAAGGTGGATTTGCCGCAGGATGAGAAGGAGCGGCTGGCGGATATCAAGAATGAGTACTACAAAGAGCTGCTGAAGCAGATCAACGAAGACGATATTTATCCCGGAGTTGTTCCGTTCCTTGAAAAACTGAAGGAAGAGGGCGTTCGCATGGCGATCTGCTCTTCCAGTAAGAATGCCATGCCGGTGCTCGATGCTCTTGGCCTGGCAAAGTATTTCGATGCGGTGATTACCGGCAACGACATTGAAAACCCGAAACCCGACCCGGAGATTTTCCTCAAAGGCGCGGCGGCGGTCAATATGCACCCGTTCCACTGTCTGGTTTTTGAGGATGCGGAGTCGGGTGTGGACGCCGCGCATGCCGCACACATGAAATGCATTGGGGTTGGCGAGCCGCAGCGACTGCCGAATGCCCACGAGTGTGTGACTGATTATGCACAGATTGATATTCAGGCACTGCTGGATGCCGGTCGGGTAAAGACGATTCCGAAAGAGCCGTGGAACGTCACGGAGACCGATCTGAAGAAAAACCGCTTCCATTACTGGGAAACGGCGTTTGCCCTTTCGAACGGTGTATTCGGGGTGCGCGGTACCTTTGAGGAGAGCGACCCCGGTTACGATGAATACCCGGCGACGTTGGTCAACGGAATCTGCGGTTATGAGCCGTATCAGCATATCTGGAAAATGCCGGGCTATCCGGAAGATCGTCATGCGATTCTGAATATGGCCGACTGGGCCAATGTCGACCTGTCCGTAGACGGAGAAACTTTCAGTATTGCGACGGCAAAGATGAGTTCACACCGCCGGTCGCTCGATTTGAAACGCGGAATTCTGGAACGCGAATTTGTCTGGGAAACGACATCGGGGAAAACCGTTTTGGTGAAAACGGAGCGTCTGGTTTCGATGGTGCGCCGCCAGATCGGAGCGTTGCGCTATGCGGTAACCGCGCCGGACGGCTGCGAGGTGTCGCTGCGCAGCCGTACGCGGCTGGTGGTGCCGAGCGCGGTGATGCCCGGAGAACAGGTGCGCGTCACTAAAATGGACGAGAGTTTTGCTCTGCAGGAGCTCACCACCGCGGATGACCGCGTGGCGGTTGCTCAGGCGTACTCGCTGGACGGCGATAAAAGCTGTGACGGAACCGACTGGCTTTTCGTCTGCAATGCATCTGGAAAGATCACGCTCGATAAGTTTTTTGCGGTCGCATCCACGATGGATGGCGATGGGTTTGAAGCGCTGGCACAAGATGAACTCGAAGCGGCGCGTGAGGTTGGGTTTGATAAACTGTGCGCGGAACAGTCCGCCTTCTGGGCGCAGTACTGGAACGACGGTGACATTGAAATCGATGGCGATCTACAGGACCAGCAGGGCGTTCGTTTCAGCTTGTTCCATCTTCGGCAGGGCAACCCCGAACGGGACAACCGTTCGATCAGCGCCAACGGTCTGACCGGTGACGGCTACAGCGGCCACGTGTTCTGGGATACCGAGATGTACATGCTTCCGCCGTACATCTACACGCAGCCGGAAACGGTTCGTCCGCTGCTTGAATACCGCTACAGCATTCTCGACAAAGCGCGCGAGCGCGCCGTGCAGATGCAGGGCAAAGGAGCTCTCTTTTCCTGGAATTCAGTGAAGGGCGAAGAGTGTGGGCATGTGCATGAAGCGTCGACCGCCGAATACCATCTTCTGTCCGACATTGCTTATGCGATCGAACTCTATGATCGCATGACCGGCGACGACAAGTTCACGCTTGGTAAGGGCGCGGAAATTCTCTTTGAAATGTGCCGCTTCCTTGAAGATCGCGGCTGTTATGTGGACGGAAAAGGGTTCTGTCTCAACGTGGTTTGCGGGCCGGACGAATACGGCTGCGGCGTCAACAACAACGCCTACACCAATGTGATGGCGCGCGCGATGTTTAACTACTCTGTCGCAGTCTACGATCGAGTCGTTGCTGCGGGCGTCGTACCGATTGTCAGTGCCGAGGAAGTTGCTGCATGGAAAAAAGCGGCGGACGAAATGTTCGTGCCGTATGACGAGAAAACCGGGCTGACTCCTCAGGATGACAGTTTCCTCGACATGGATCCTGTGGATATGGATCTGATCCCGAAGAACACCGACATTCGTCCGATGGTTCACCCGCTGAATCTGTGGCGCATGCAGGTGGTCAAGCAGGCGGATGTCGTCCTGCTGATGTACGTGCACGGAGAACTTTTCACCAAGGAGCAGAAAGAGAAAAACTATCTCTACTACGAACCGAAAACCAATCACGGTTCGTCTCTTTCGCCCTGCATGCACAGCATTCTCGCTTCCGAGCTCGGGTACAAAGAGGACGCATATCGCTTCTTCCGGCAGACCGCGCTGATGGATATCAACGATTTTAAAAACAACACCGGCGGCGGTGTGCACTCGGCCTGCCTCGGCGGATGCTGGATGACGGTGGTCAACGGATTCGCGGGTATGCGCGATTACCCGGACGGCCTGCAGTTTAATCCTGTTCTTCCGGAAGCATGGACACGCTACAGCTTTCCGATTGTTTACAAAGGCTCGCGTTTCCGTGTGACGGTGACCGCAGACGGCGCGGACTTTAAACTGGAAAGCGGCGAACCGTTGCAGATCAAAGTAAATGGAGAAGACGTTCGTGTCAGCTGA
- a CDS encoding SurA N-terminal domain-containing protein, translating to MMISKFHKMIQSKVVWYIVLGVIVISFVGFFTPTMGSRDEARKARSMATLFGKDVTQEEYRSALQNTHVWYILSSGRMPGTDQETANAMRQQAWTRLAMLRKAADEKLIVSDLEVINQIQQMPLFRGQNGAFDKSAYQGILSQIGISPNLVENVVREQVAISKLMFSPVQAALIAPDELERAYHMYTDRLVFEYAVLPREQVAKDVSVTREEAEAFFNENKEMFRMPAKVRVSYVEYPVADFVAQAEVPEGAALQVYNQNIERYRIETTNETAEVEYKPFEAVEAEITDVLKENAARRLAIEQATALVADIAPKSQNENPDFKGAVAAAGLKAKTLPAFGPNDDLPGIDPTAPFKRAALGLQDDVYSSFSDAVPGKDKVYVISLEQRYASFLPDFETVESQVMEAASSKAVTETLAERSLEISDTLSAVLESGKSFKDAVVPLGLPVKATQEFDLSTQLDNEYADELVSAGINAKQGELCRPVPVDSGVLFAYVAQRTSTDPEIGMAAVRDELINGLSGVRAQRLAAGWQAALMEEADLQLNQQ from the coding sequence ATGATGATCAGTAAATTTCATAAGATGATCCAGTCTAAGGTGGTCTGGTACATTGTGCTGGGCGTGATTGTGATTTCGTTTGTGGGCTTTTTCACTCCGACGATGGGATCCCGGGATGAAGCGCGGAAGGCCCGGAGCATGGCGACGCTGTTTGGCAAGGACGTGACTCAGGAGGAATATCGCTCGGCGCTTCAGAATACACATGTTTGGTACATCCTTTCCAGCGGGCGGATGCCGGGAACGGATCAGGAAACTGCGAATGCCATGCGGCAGCAGGCATGGACACGGCTGGCGATGCTGCGCAAGGCAGCGGATGAAAAGCTGATTGTGAGTGATCTGGAAGTGATTAACCAGATCCAGCAGATGCCGCTTTTCCGTGGACAGAACGGCGCTTTTGATAAATCCGCTTATCAGGGCATTCTGAGCCAGATTGGTATTTCTCCGAATCTGGTCGAGAATGTGGTGCGCGAGCAGGTGGCCATCAGCAAGCTGATGTTCAGTCCGGTGCAGGCAGCGCTGATTGCGCCGGACGAGCTGGAGCGTGCGTATCACATGTATACAGACCGCCTGGTCTTCGAATATGCGGTTCTTCCGCGTGAGCAGGTGGCTAAAGATGTTTCGGTGACTCGCGAAGAGGCCGAGGCGTTTTTCAACGAAAACAAGGAGATGTTCCGGATGCCCGCCAAGGTGCGTGTGTCTTATGTTGAATATCCGGTTGCTGATTTTGTCGCGCAGGCCGAGGTGCCCGAAGGAGCGGCCCTGCAGGTTTATAACCAGAATATCGAGCGCTACCGGATTGAAACAACCAATGAAACGGCCGAGGTCGAGTATAAACCTTTTGAAGCGGTTGAAGCGGAAATCACTGATGTCCTGAAAGAGAATGCGGCACGCCGGCTGGCGATCGAACAGGCGACGGCTCTGGTGGCGGATATTGCACCGAAGAGTCAGAATGAAAACCCGGATTTCAAAGGCGCAGTTGCGGCTGCCGGGCTGAAGGCGAAAACACTGCCGGCATTCGGACCAAACGATGATCTGCCGGGAATTGACCCCACGGCTCCGTTTAAACGTGCGGCACTCGGACTGCAGGACGACGTGTACAGCTCCTTCAGCGATGCTGTGCCCGGCAAAGATAAGGTGTACGTAATTTCTCTGGAACAGCGCTATGCATCGTTCCTTCCGGATTTTGAAACGGTTGAAAGCCAGGTTATGGAAGCAGCCAGTTCAAAAGCGGTGACGGAGACGCTTGCAGAACGTTCGCTGGAAATCAGCGATACGCTGAGTGCTGTTTTGGAAAGCGGAAAAAGCTTCAAGGATGCGGTGGTTCCGCTTGGGCTGCCGGTCAAAGCAACTCAGGAATTTGACCTGTCCACCCAACTGGACAACGAATATGCCGACGAGCTGGTTTCTGCCGGTATCAATGCTAAGCAGGGCGAGCTCTGCCGGCCGGTGCCGGTGGACAGCGGTGTTCTGTTCGCCTATGTTGCGCAGCGCACCTCTACAGATCCTGAAATCGGCATGGCGGCTGTTCGCGATGAGCTGATTAACGGTCTCTCCGGCGTCCGCGCTCAGCGACTGGCTGCCGGATGGCAGGCCGCGCTGATGGAAGAGGCTGATCTTCAGCTGAACCAGCAGTAA
- a CDS encoding SlyX family protein, with translation MEDRLTRLEELYSNQTHTIEQMSLEMFQQQREIAALKQQIEALEEKLENSGTEIGGHERPPHY, from the coding sequence ATGGAAGATCGGCTGACACGACTGGAAGAGCTGTATTCCAACCAGACGCATACGATCGAGCAGATGAGCCTCGAAATGTTTCAGCAGCAGCGGGAAATCGCTGCGCTGAAGCAGCAGATCGAAGCGCTCGAAGAAAAGCTCGAAAATTCCGGAACCGAAATCGGCGGGCACGAGCGCCCGCCGCATTATTGA
- a CDS encoding DUF1540 domain-containing protein, which produces MKMTVEMPSIRSCSMTECAYNHDHGCHARAITIGDGIHPGCDTFFNCGSHCGSNHTAGVGACKVANCKYNTDLECQAGEIMVGSDRGGAACTTFMAG; this is translated from the coding sequence ATGAAAATGACCGTAGAAATGCCCAGCATTCGGAGCTGTTCGATGACCGAATGCGCCTACAACCATGACCACGGCTGTCATGCCCGCGCGATCACAATCGGCGACGGGATCCATCCCGGATGCGACACATTCTTCAACTGTGGCTCGCATTGCGGATCAAACCACACGGCAGGCGTTGGAGCCTGCAAAGTCGCCAACTGCAAATACAATACTGACCTGGAGTGTCAGGCAGGGGAAATCATGGTCGGCTCAGATCGAGGCGGTGCAGCCTGCACCACTTTTATGGCCGGCTGA